A stretch of the Oligoflexia bacterium genome encodes the following:
- a CDS encoding HNH endonuclease signature motif containing protein, whose amino-acid sequence DQNAEKDQNAEKDQNAENDQNAENDQRIANVQAANPQLVPGPVINIPFERTRIKAKITHQLNLRDQVQCTQITPDGNRCEQRKWLQVHHIIPISHGGQNELPNLKTLCTAHHQMAHEH is encoded by the coding sequence GGATCAAAATGCTGAGAAGGATCAAAATGCTGAGAAGGATCAAAATGCTGAGAATGATCAAAATGCTGAGAATGATCAAAGAATCGCGAATGTGCAAGCGGCCAATCCCCAACTGGTCCCGGGACCAGTGATCAACATTCCTTTTGAGCGGACTCGTATAAAAGCCAAAATCACTCATCAACTCAACTTACGAGATCAGGTTCAGTGCACTCAAATCACTCCCGATGGAAACAGATGCGAACAGCGAAAATGGCTTCAAGTTCATCATATTATTCCTATTAGTCATGGTGGGCAAAATGAACTGCCAAATCTCAAAACGCTTTGTACTGCTCATCATCAAATGGCACATGAGCATTAA
- a CDS encoding Fic family protein gives MIWYALKMLSFQLDNESTKLLIALNEAVLEKNTLLAAMSTKDKEAIHHYAWISTVGASTRIENAILTDSEVDWLDSVLEKDAKKTAFEAHKKIIADKFSKDKERSLEEVAGCRTVLLLIYEQAKSYTPFTETIMRGLHAELLRHYSKPGIVKGGYKNHPNSVVEENHSTGHKKTIFKTAAPGLETELAMKELVAWYNDAIRKEPWTIAVACEFVFRFLAIHPFQDGNGRLGRALFLMSLLQSPQEKLANVVYCLAIDRHIERHKEEYYIVLNQCSDGKFEVDSNKYKIEIFLRYMLKVLQESLKDIDFYIKRVEAFKKLSESTLKVFECFKEFPEIRLKPKAIQENTGLPTRTVSNALTALLADEFIQRNGRGSATYYQLIF, from the coding sequence ATGATCTGGTATGCTTTAAAAATGCTGTCATTTCAATTAGATAATGAATCTACAAAGCTATTAATTGCCCTTAATGAGGCTGTTTTAGAGAAAAATACTCTTCTAGCGGCTATGTCTACAAAGGATAAAGAGGCTATTCATCATTATGCCTGGATCAGTACAGTGGGTGCTTCAACCCGTATCGAAAACGCCATATTGACAGATTCAGAAGTTGATTGGCTCGACTCTGTATTAGAAAAAGATGCTAAAAAAACGGCCTTTGAAGCTCACAAAAAAATCATAGCAGACAAGTTTTCAAAAGATAAAGAGCGTAGCCTTGAAGAGGTAGCTGGATGTCGAACTGTTTTACTTCTTATTTATGAACAAGCAAAAAGCTATACTCCTTTTACTGAGACTATCATGAGGGGACTACATGCAGAACTACTCCGGCATTATTCGAAGCCTGGTATTGTTAAGGGGGGCTATAAGAATCACCCCAATTCTGTCGTTGAAGAAAATCATAGTACTGGTCACAAAAAAACCATTTTTAAAACTGCTGCCCCAGGTTTAGAAACGGAATTAGCCATGAAGGAACTTGTAGCATGGTACAATGATGCTATTCGCAAAGAGCCGTGGACTATAGCAGTTGCCTGTGAATTTGTTTTTCGTTTTTTAGCGATCCATCCATTTCAAGATGGAAATGGTAGGTTAGGACGGGCTTTATTTTTAATGTCACTTCTTCAATCCCCTCAAGAAAAACTCGCCAATGTTGTCTATTGTCTGGCGATAGATCGACATATCGAAAGACATAAGGAAGAGTATTATATTGTTTTAAATCAATGCTCTGATGGAAAATTTGAGGTTGATTCAAATAAATACAAAATAGAAATATTTTTAAGGTATATGCTAAAGGTTTTACAAGAATCCCTTAAGGACATTGATTTTTACATTAAGCGAGTAGAAGCGTTTAAGAAATTATCAGAATCAACCCTAAAAGTTTTTGAGTGCTTCAAAGAGTTTCCAGAAATTCGACTCAAACCAAAAGCAATCCAAGAAAATACGGGTCTTCCAACTCGAACAGTTTCCAATGCGTTGACTGCACTTTTGGCAGACGAGTTTATTCAGCGTAATGGTAGAGGTTCAGCTACTTATTACCAATTAATATTCTGA
- the dnaJ gene encoding molecular chaperone DnaJ, with the protein MNDFYEILGVPKNATQDGIKKAYRQKALKFHPDKNPGSKEAEDKFKEAANAYEVLGDPEKRSQYDRYGNTGPQMNGQGFQDINDIFQNFGDIFGDIFGQARGGTNASNSRPRKGADLTTTIEISFVESATGVEREIQFNRLIHCQDCNATGAKKGTQVQTCSQCHGKGSVFHSQGFFSVSSTCSKCRGKGKVILEKCPACDGNGRKNAKRNLKVKIPPGINTGGRLRLSSEGEEGEKGGPAGDLYVEIYVTPDKRFKRDGNDVISNLTVTMTQAILGTRIEVETIKGREFVDIIKGIQNGDRIKLPGQGFTSVRGYGRGDHFIEVTVKVPEKLTRRQDEIMREFAAISDDVVNRPVAGFFERFKRKPTNTTDKH; encoded by the coding sequence ATGAACGACTTTTACGAAATTTTAGGTGTACCCAAAAATGCCACTCAAGATGGCATCAAGAAAGCCTATCGTCAAAAAGCATTAAAATTTCATCCTGATAAAAACCCGGGCTCAAAAGAAGCTGAAGATAAATTTAAAGAAGCTGCAAACGCTTACGAAGTTCTAGGTGATCCTGAAAAACGATCACAATATGATCGTTACGGAAATACTGGTCCCCAAATGAATGGCCAAGGTTTTCAAGATATCAATGATATCTTTCAAAATTTTGGTGACATCTTTGGTGACATTTTTGGTCAAGCACGTGGTGGTACAAATGCCAGCAATTCGCGCCCACGTAAAGGTGCCGACTTAACAACTACAATTGAAATTAGTTTTGTCGAATCAGCAACAGGTGTTGAAAGAGAAATTCAATTCAATCGCCTTATTCATTGCCAAGATTGCAACGCCACAGGTGCAAAAAAAGGTACACAAGTTCAAACCTGTTCTCAGTGTCATGGCAAAGGCAGTGTGTTTCACTCTCAAGGATTTTTCAGCGTCAGTTCCACATGCTCAAAGTGTCGCGGCAAAGGTAAAGTAATTTTAGAAAAATGCCCCGCGTGTGATGGCAATGGTCGAAAAAATGCAAAACGAAATCTCAAAGTTAAAATCCCACCCGGAATTAATACCGGTGGCAGATTGCGTTTAAGCTCTGAAGGTGAAGAAGGCGAAAAAGGTGGCCCCGCAGGTGATCTGTACGTTGAAATTTATGTAACACCTGATAAAAGATTTAAGCGTGATGGTAATGATGTGATTTCAAATCTCACTGTGACCATGACCCAAGCGATTTTAGGAACGCGCATCGAAGTCGAAACAATTAAAGGTCGTGAATTTGTAGATATCATTAAAGGAATTCAAAACGGCGATCGCATCAAACTTCCGGGTCAGGGTTTTACTTCTGTTAGAGGTTATGGCCGTGGCGATCACTTTATTGAAGTTACTGTAAAAGTTCCTGAAAAACTCACCCGTCGCCAAGATGAAATCATGCGAGAATTCGCAGCCATTTCTGATGATGTGGTTAATCGCCCCGTCGCTGGCTTTTTTGAACGCTTTAAGCGTAAGCCCACAAATACAACCGACAAACATTGA